Proteins from one Mycobacterium sp. SMC-2 genomic window:
- a CDS encoding DUF4436 domain-containing protein, whose product MTAGTPAPPVPPVPAVHRSRQIAMTFGIVVALVVIYVLSLIAVHLLAKSAPALPSVDLSKVESEDSVVQVRLEKLDTVANRLTVNVTVYPKDSLYDKNFGVLTTDAAVRLYPDNDLGDLQYPVGKAPAQVSTTIQAQGDPASWPFDTYKTEVIAADVFTGTGENREKVPARVEATGKLDGWDATVTRVHDPEEPNPDVQDNVIITLQRSKGPLIFDIGICLVLIALPILALWVAIPMALGRTSFVPPFITWYGAMLFAIVPLRNILPGSPPYGSWVDQAIVLWVLIGVVTAMTLFIVAWWRHRDKKTPKKV is encoded by the coding sequence ATGACCGCCGGGACACCGGCGCCACCCGTGCCGCCAGTGCCCGCCGTCCACCGGAGCCGGCAAATCGCGATGACTTTCGGGATCGTCGTCGCCCTCGTCGTCATCTACGTCCTGTCGTTGATTGCCGTGCACTTGCTGGCAAAGTCGGCGCCGGCGCTGCCCTCGGTTGACCTGAGCAAGGTGGAGTCCGAAGACAGCGTGGTTCAGGTGCGCCTGGAGAAGCTGGACACGGTCGCCAACCGCCTGACGGTGAACGTGACCGTCTATCCCAAGGATTCGTTGTACGACAAGAACTTTGGGGTGCTCACCACCGATGCGGCGGTGCGGCTGTATCCCGACAACGACCTCGGCGATCTGCAGTACCCGGTAGGGAAGGCGCCGGCGCAGGTCAGCACCACCATCCAGGCGCAGGGCGACCCCGCCAGCTGGCCGTTCGACACCTACAAGACCGAGGTGATCGCCGCGGACGTGTTCACCGGTACCGGCGAAAACCGCGAAAAGGTGCCCGCCCGTGTCGAGGCGACCGGAAAGCTGGACGGCTGGGACGCCACCGTCACCCGCGTCCACGACCCCGAAGAGCCCAACCCGGATGTCCAGGACAACGTGATCATCACGTTGCAGAGGTCCAAGGGTCCCCTGATCTTCGATATCGGCATCTGCCTGGTCCTGATCGCGTTGCCCATCCTGGCGCTGTGGGTGGCCATTCCGATGGCGCTGGGCCGAACGTCATTCGTGCCGCCGTTCATCACGTGGTACGGGGCGATGCTGTTCGCCATTGTCCCGCTGCGCAACATCCTGCCGGGCAGCCCACCGTACGGTTCGTGGGTCGACCAGGCGATCGTGCTGTGGGTGTTGATCGGCGTGGTCACCGCGATGACCCTGTTCATCGTTGCGTGGTGGCGGCATCGGGACAAGAAGACGCCCAAGAAGGTCT